In Helianthus annuus cultivar XRQ/B chromosome 9, HanXRQr2.0-SUNRISE, whole genome shotgun sequence, the following are encoded in one genomic region:
- the LOC110928526 gene encoding L-ascorbate oxidase homolog, whose translation MKQQANFLPFYLGLLALVCVFCVHAEDPYRNFNWVVTYGQISPLGTPQRGILINGQFPGPTIECETNDNVIVNVVNKLDEPFLITWNGIKQRKTSWQDGVLGTNCPIPPGGQWTYHMQVKDQIGTFSYFASLGMHRAVGAFGGFNIQARPVIFVPYLKPVAEFNILVSDWWKSDHKTLRQRLDSGKALPKPAGLLINGSPRATSFTGRAGQRYLFRVSNVALTTSVNFRIQGHTLQLVEVEGAHTLHESYESIDLHVGQSASFLVTLHSPAKGYYIVASTRFTKPVLTATGILHYAGSTAKPSLPLPIAPTYQIHWSMKQARTIRWNLTANAARPNPQGAFHYGTIPITRTVVLANSKANIGGKLRYAVNKVSHVNPATPLKLADYFNIPGVFKLNSIKPTPPAGPAVLSPSVIGFTLHDFVEIVFQNNENSVQSWHLDGYDFWSVGFGGGQWNSTLRKKFYNLNDATTRYTVQVYPKSWSSILVSMDNKGMWNLRSANWARQYLGQQLYARVWNDEKSLFTEYDIPQNALRCGKAK comes from the exons ATGAAGCAGCAGGCCAATTTCCTACCATTTTATCTTGGACTATTGGCTTTGGTGTGTGTCTTCTGTGTCCATGCTGAAGACCCTTACAGGAATTTTAACTGGGTAGTTACGTACGGACAGATTTCACCTCTTGGTACTCCACAGAGG GGCATACTTATCAATGGGCAGTTTCCAGGCCCGACTATCGAGTGCGAAACTAATGACAATGTAATTGTTAATGTTGTTAATAAGCTGGATGAACCTTTCCTCATCACATG GAATGGGataaaacaaagaaagacttcaTGGCAAGATGGAGTGCTGGGAACAAACTGTCCAATCCCACCAGGTGGACAGTGGACTTATCATATGCAAGTGAAAGATCAGATTGGAACCTTTTCGTATTTTGCTTCGCTCGGTATGCATAGAGCTGTTGGCGCTTTTGGAGGGTTTAATATCCAAGCAAGACCTGTTATTTTTGTCCCATATCTTAAACCTGTTGCTGAGTTCAATATACTTGTCAGTGATTGGTGGAAATCTGATCACAAG ACGCTAAGACAAAGACTGGACTCCGGGAAAGCACTTCCTAAGCCTGCCGGTCTACTTATCAATGGTAGTCCTCGTGCAACATCTTTCACTGGTCGAGCAG GTCAAAGGTACTTGTTTAGGGTGTCAAATGTGGCGTTAACAACTTCGGTTAACTTTAGGATCCAGGGTCATACATTGCAATTGGTTGAAGTAGAAGGAGCTCATACTTTGCATGAATCCTATGAATCAATTGACCTTCATGTTGGTCAATCCGCTTCTTTCTTGGTAACACTTCACTCCCCAGCGAAAGGTTATTACATTGTTGCGTCAACTAGATTTACAAAACCAGTTCTTACCGCTACCGGAATCCTTCATTATGCTGGATCTACAGCCAAACCGTCTTTACCATTGCCCATTGCACCTACCTATCAGATTCACTGGTCCATGAAACAGGCGAGAACAATCAG ATGGAACTTGACAGCAAATGCAGCAAGGCCCAACCCTCAAGGTGCATTTCACTATGGAACAATCCCGATAACGAGAACAGTTGTGCTTGCTAATTCAAAAGCTAATATTGGCGGAAAGCTTAGGTATGCTGTGAACAAAGTCTCTCACGTCAACCCAGCCACCCCATTAAAGCTTGCTGACTACTTCAACATTCCTGGAGTATTCAAACTGAACTCAATCAAACCCACACCACCTGCAGGCCCTGCTGTTCTATCCCCATCCGTAATCGGTTTCACTCTTCATGATTTCGTTGAAATCGTCTTCCAGAACAACGAGAACTCCGTCCAATCATGGCATCTTGATGGTTATGACTTTTGGAGCGTCGG TTTTGGTGGCGGGCAATGGAATTCGACACTGAGGAAAAAGTTCTACAATCTGAACGATGCTACCACACGATACACAGTCCAG GTTTACCCAAAATCTTGGAGCTCGATATTGGTGTCAATGGACAACAAGGGTATGTGGAATTTGAGATCAGCAAACTGGGCGCGACAGTATTTGGGACAACAGTTGTATGCTCGAGTGTGGAACGATGAAAAGAGCCTTTTTACCGAATACGACATACCACAAAACGCATTGCGGTGTGGCAAGGCTAAGTAG